One Prevotella melaninogenica DNA window includes the following coding sequences:
- a CDS encoding ribonuclease Z produces MEPFKVHILGCGSALPTLQHNASSQVVELREKLFMIDCGEGTQIQLRRSRIHFSKIIAVFISHLHGDHCFGLPGMISTFGMTGRTAPLHIYAPAAFEPILDQTLNFFCQGLEFEVVFHAVDTKQNKVVYEDRSLTVETIPLQHRIDCCGYLFREKPTLPHIRRDMIDFYHIPISQINNIKAGADWATPEGDVIPNSKLTTPAAPARSYAYCSDTRYIKTLHNLVKEVSTLYHESTYAAQDADRARLYWHSTSQQAAQVARDAAAGKLLLGHYSARYGNEQQLLDEAKEIFPNTFLTQEGASFDI; encoded by the coding sequence ATGGAACCATTCAAAGTACATATTCTTGGTTGCGGTAGCGCGTTACCAACTTTGCAACATAACGCTTCTTCCCAAGTTGTTGAGCTTAGGGAGAAGCTTTTTATGATTGATTGCGGAGAGGGAACGCAGATACAACTTCGTCGGTCGCGCATACATTTCTCAAAGATTATTGCTGTTTTTATTAGCCACTTGCATGGCGATCATTGCTTTGGCTTGCCTGGTATGATTTCAACCTTTGGTATGACAGGGCGTACGGCTCCATTACATATCTATGCTCCCGCTGCTTTTGAGCCTATACTTGACCAAACATTGAACTTTTTTTGTCAGGGATTAGAGTTCGAAGTAGTGTTTCATGCTGTTGATACAAAGCAGAATAAGGTGGTTTACGAGGATAGGAGTCTGACGGTTGAAACAATTCCTTTGCAGCATCGTATAGATTGTTGTGGTTATCTGTTCCGTGAGAAACCAACGCTACCACATATCCGCCGTGACATGATAGACTTTTATCATATTCCTATCAGTCAGATTAATAATATAAAGGCTGGGGCTGATTGGGCAACGCCAGAGGGTGATGTGATTCCTAATAGTAAGCTAACAACCCCTGCTGCACCTGCTCGTAGCTATGCTTATTGCTCTGATACGCGATACATTAAAACACTCCATAATCTTGTAAAAGAGGTAAGTACGCTCTATCATGAAAGTACATACGCAGCGCAAGATGCTGATCGTGCTCGTCTTTATTGGCATAGTACGTCGCAGCAAGCAGCACAGGTGGCTCGGGATGCAGCTGCAGGGAAACTTCTTTTAGGGCATTATTCAGCACGTTATGGTAATGAACAGCAGCTATTAGATGAAGCTAA
- the mazG gene encoding nucleoside triphosphate pyrophosphohydrolase gives MHTKEDKLKAFSRLLDIQERLRKECPWDSKQTNESLRPNTIEETFELADALLKNDSKNICKELGDVMEHVIFYSTLGEEKGDFDVADVCNAQSDKLMFRHDFIDWTGWSVTHSDMVVNAAGQVVYKDEEEQAAKNAQSTTPNTASQVESTWEQRKQRERDGNTSVLSGVPNSLPSLIKAYRIQDKARNVGFDWEEKEQVWDKVYEELEELKNELMKEDKQRSTEELGDFLFSLINAARLYHLNPDNALEHTNQKFIKRFNYIEEAAKAKGVTIKDLTLAEMDELWNQAKAANN, from the coding sequence TTGCATACTAAAGAAGATAAACTGAAAGCTTTTTCCCGACTTTTAGATATTCAAGAACGACTCCGAAAGGAGTGCCCATGGGATAGTAAACAGACTAATGAAAGCCTCCGTCCCAATACGATTGAAGAGACCTTTGAGTTGGCAGATGCGCTCTTAAAAAATGACTCAAAGAATATCTGTAAAGAGCTTGGAGACGTCATGGAACATGTTATCTTCTATTCTACATTGGGTGAAGAAAAGGGGGACTTTGATGTTGCTGATGTCTGCAATGCGCAATCCGACAAACTTATGTTTCGACATGATTTTATCGATTGGACGGGTTGGAGTGTGACACATTCTGATATGGTAGTTAATGCTGCAGGACAAGTAGTTTACAAAGATGAAGAAGAACAGGCTGCTAAGAACGCACAGTCGACAACTCCTAATACTGCTTCACAGGTAGAATCAACATGGGAACAGCGCAAGCAACGTGAACGTGACGGAAACACTTCGGTACTCTCTGGTGTGCCCAATTCACTGCCAAGTCTTATTAAGGCTTACCGTATCCAAGACAAGGCACGTAATGTTGGTTTTGATTGGGAAGAGAAAGAGCAGGTCTGGGATAAGGTATATGAAGAATTAGAAGAACTGAAGAACGAGCTGATGAAGGAGGATAAGCAACGTTCAACAGAAGAACTTGGCGACTTTTTATTCTCTCTTATTAATGCAGCACGCCTCTATCATTTGAATCCTGATAATGCTCTTGAGCACACGAATCAGAAGTTTATCAAGCGATTTAACTATATTGAGGAAGCTGCTAAGGCAAAGGGTGTTACGATAAAAGACTTAACTCTTGCTGAAATGGATGAGTTATGGAATCAAGCTAAGGCTGCTAACAATTAA
- a CDS encoding valine--tRNA ligase: protein MELASKYDPQVVESKWYQYWLDNKLFSSKPDGREPYTVVIPPPNVTGVLHMGHMLNNTIQDILVRRARMEGKNACWVPGTDHASIATEAKVVNRLTEQGIKKTDLTREQFLEHAWDWTHEHGGIILKQLRRLGCSCDWDRTAFTMDDTRSKSVIKVFCDLYKKGYIYRGVRMVNWDPQAQTALSDEEVIYKDEHSKLYHLKYYVADDDQAKVERKDEGNVIHKDAKGYYAVVATTRPETIMGDSAMCINPEDVKNTWLKGLRVVVPLVNRVIPVVEDSYVDIQFGTGCLKVTPAHDVNDHALGLKHGLETIDIFNDNGTISEAAGLYVGQDRMDVRKQISKDLEAAGLMEKVEDYDNKVGYSERTHVPIEPKLSTQWFLKMQHFADIALSPVMDDDIEFYPKKYKNTYRHWLENIKDWCISRQLWWGHRIPAYYFKDVEGKNATVVAETTEEALKLAQEINPSVTAADLEQESDCMDTWFSSWLWPISVFDGINNPDNEEINYYYPTSDLVTGPDIIFFWVARMIMAGYEYRGKFPFKHVYFTGIVRDKLGRKMSKSLGNSPDPIMLIEKYGADGVRMGMMLSAPAGNDILFDETLCEQGRNFNNKIWNAFRLIQGWETTDAEQPLANKIAVEWFEAKLKEVNAEMNEQFKSYRISEALMTVYRLFWDEFSSWYLEMIKPEYGKPIDKLTYEATLKFFNSLLKMLHPFMPFITEELWQHIYDRKESESIMRDELKLDTPSKDELNLIEAIEQVKAIVSGVRTVRNQKNIAPKVELDLNVIGQNNYEAYNSVIIKMANLKTIEVVTEKSGDASGFMVGTDSFAVPVGDLIDVAAEIEKQEKELKHLEGFLTGIKKKLSNEKFVANAPAAVIERERKKQSDSEEKIAALKASLEELRKK, encoded by the coding sequence ATGGAATTAGCAAGCAAGTATGATCCACAAGTAGTGGAATCAAAATGGTACCAGTATTGGCTGGACAACAAGCTTTTCAGTTCTAAGCCTGATGGCCGCGAGCCTTACACTGTGGTTATCCCTCCACCAAACGTAACGGGTGTGCTTCATATGGGCCATATGTTGAACAACACAATACAGGACATCTTGGTAAGACGTGCCCGCATGGAAGGTAAGAATGCATGCTGGGTACCGGGTACTGACCACGCAAGTATTGCTACAGAAGCAAAGGTTGTGAACCGCCTCACAGAGCAAGGTATAAAGAAGACTGACCTCACTCGTGAGCAGTTCCTTGAGCATGCATGGGATTGGACACACGAACATGGTGGCATTATCCTCAAGCAGTTGCGTCGACTTGGTTGTTCATGCGATTGGGATCGTACTGCTTTCACCATGGACGATACTCGTAGCAAGAGTGTTATCAAGGTATTCTGCGACCTCTATAAGAAGGGTTACATCTATCGTGGTGTACGCATGGTTAACTGGGACCCACAGGCGCAAACAGCTCTTTCTGACGAAGAAGTAATCTATAAGGATGAACATTCTAAGCTCTATCACCTTAAATATTATGTTGCCGATGACGACCAAGCAAAGGTTGAACGTAAGGATGAAGGCAACGTAATACATAAAGATGCAAAGGGCTACTATGCTGTTGTCGCAACCACTCGTCCAGAGACGATCATGGGAGATTCGGCTATGTGTATCAATCCAGAGGACGTTAAGAACACATGGTTGAAGGGTCTTCGCGTTGTAGTTCCATTGGTAAACCGTGTGATTCCTGTAGTTGAAGACTCATACGTTGACATCCAGTTCGGTACTGGTTGTTTGAAGGTAACACCTGCTCACGACGTTAACGACCATGCACTTGGCTTGAAACACGGTTTGGAAACTATTGATATCTTCAACGATAATGGTACTATCTCCGAGGCTGCTGGCTTGTATGTAGGTCAGGATCGTATGGATGTACGTAAGCAGATATCAAAGGATTTGGAGGCTGCAGGCCTCATGGAGAAGGTTGAGGACTATGATAATAAAGTCGGATACTCAGAGCGTACACACGTACCTATTGAGCCAAAGCTGTCTACACAATGGTTCTTAAAGATGCAGCACTTTGCTGATATCGCCCTTTCTCCTGTCATGGACGACGACATAGAGTTCTACCCAAAGAAGTATAAGAACACATATCGCCACTGGTTAGAGAACATCAAGGACTGGTGTATCAGCCGTCAGTTGTGGTGGGGTCATCGTATTCCTGCTTACTACTTCAAAGATGTAGAAGGCAAGAATGCCACCGTTGTGGCAGAAACTACTGAAGAAGCATTGAAGTTGGCACAGGAGATTAATCCTTCAGTAACAGCTGCCGACCTTGAACAAGAGAGCGATTGCATGGATACTTGGTTCTCAAGTTGGTTGTGGCCAATCTCTGTCTTCGATGGAATCAACAACCCTGACAACGAAGAAATCAACTACTACTACCCTACCAGCGACCTTGTTACAGGTCCAGACATTATCTTCTTCTGGGTAGCACGTATGATTATGGCAGGCTATGAGTATCGTGGTAAGTTCCCATTCAAGCATGTTTACTTCACGGGTATTGTACGTGATAAGCTCGGTCGAAAGATGAGTAAGAGTCTTGGTAACTCACCAGATCCTATCATGTTGATTGAGAAGTATGGTGCTGATGGTGTTCGTATGGGTATGATGCTCTCTGCACCTGCAGGTAATGACATCCTTTTCGACGAGACACTTTGCGAACAGGGACGTAACTTCAACAATAAGATTTGGAATGCTTTCCGCCTCATTCAGGGTTGGGAAACAACAGATGCAGAGCAGCCATTGGCAAACAAGATTGCTGTTGAGTGGTTCGAAGCTAAGTTGAAAGAAGTGAATGCAGAAATGAATGAGCAGTTTAAGAGCTATCGTATTTCAGAGGCTTTGATGACTGTTTACCGCCTCTTCTGGGACGAGTTCTCAAGCTGGTACTTGGAGATGATTAAGCCAGAATATGGAAAACCAATCGACAAGCTTACCTACGAAGCAACCCTTAAATTCTTCAATTCACTCTTGAAGATGCTCCACCCATTCATGCCTTTCATCACTGAAGAGTTGTGGCAGCACATCTATGATCGCAAGGAGAGCGAGAGCATCATGCGTGATGAACTCAAGCTCGATACTCCAAGCAAGGATGAGTTGAACCTTATCGAAGCTATTGAGCAGGTTAAAGCGATTGTCAGCGGTGTGAGAACCGTACGCAACCAGAAGAATATTGCACCAAAGGTTGAACTCGACTTGAACGTAATCGGTCAGAACAACTACGAGGCTTACAACAGTGTAATCATTAAGATGGCTAACTTGAAGACTATTGAAGTAGTAACAGAGAAGAGCGGCGATGCATCTGGCTTCATGGTAGGTACCGACAGTTTCGCTGTCCCAGTGGGCGACTTGATTGACGTTGCAGCTGAGATTGAGAAGCAGGAGAAGGAACTCAAGCATCTTGAAGGCTTCCTCACAGGTATCAAGAAGAAGCTCTCAAACGAGAAGTTCGTGGCAAATGCTCCTGCTGCAGTTATCGAGCGTGAGCGCAAAAAGCAGAGCGACTCAGAGGAGAAGATTGCTGCTTTGAAAGCAAGTCTTGAGGAATTAAGAAAGAAATAA
- a CDS encoding HU family DNA-binding protein, with protein MKIKLQKKKNPQKRTEEKFYANPVNLGKKNLRDIARDIAGRSSLTRGDIENVLANFMDCLPHYLRDGFSVQLGEFGTMRLTLSSEGAATEKAFKTETIKPRVTFTPGVELKAALRENSYETVKEEKTGSKEEGGGKTPGPLPG; from the coding sequence ATGAAGATTAAACTTCAAAAGAAAAAGAATCCGCAGAAGCGGACAGAGGAAAAGTTCTATGCTAATCCTGTAAATCTTGGTAAGAAAAACTTGCGAGACATTGCACGCGACATTGCGGGGCGTTCTTCACTCACACGTGGTGACATCGAAAACGTACTGGCAAACTTTATGGATTGTTTGCCTCATTATCTTCGTGACGGCTTTAGCGTGCAGTTGGGCGAGTTTGGTACGATGCGCCTGACTCTTTCAAGCGAAGGGGCTGCAACAGAAAAGGCCTTTAAGACAGAGACCATCAAGCCACGCGTAACGTTTACGCCGGGTGTAGAACTAAAGGCCGCTTTGCGCGAGAACTCGTATGAGACGGTGAAAGAGGAAAAAACGGGCTCTAAGGAAGAAGGGGGCGGAAAGACTCCTGGACCCTTGCCAGGGTAG
- a CDS encoding DUF2461 domain-containing protein, translating to MNTKKIMHFLQGIAANNNKQWFQEHKAEYDAVKADFENGVDQIISCLATFDDEVSHLTAKDCTYRFYRDIRFSPDKSPYKRHLGAYICARGRKALRGGYYIHLQPGNCLVAVGCYWLPTNILTSCRNEIMANIHEWRKDVENEDFLNLFGRPNEGEWTDDKVSKRGFGFAALKTVPKGFPKDYEHLQYLRMKDYCCWVSVPDDFFEGDGWVEQLEHICKTGKPMMDFINNVVDDYE from the coding sequence ATGAATACAAAGAAGATAATGCACTTCCTGCAAGGTATTGCTGCGAACAATAATAAGCAATGGTTTCAGGAACATAAGGCTGAATATGATGCGGTGAAGGCTGATTTCGAGAACGGAGTTGACCAAATAATATCTTGTTTGGCAACCTTTGATGATGAGGTTTCACACTTGACGGCAAAGGATTGTACTTATCGCTTCTATCGTGATATACGTTTCTCACCTGATAAGAGTCCGTATAAACGCCACTTGGGTGCATACATCTGTGCACGTGGTAGAAAGGCATTGCGAGGCGGTTATTATATACATCTTCAGCCAGGGAACTGCTTGGTAGCTGTTGGTTGCTATTGGTTGCCTACGAATATATTGACTTCATGTCGCAATGAAATCATGGCGAACATTCATGAATGGCGTAAAGATGTAGAGAATGAGGACTTTCTTAATCTGTTCGGACGACCTAATGAGGGCGAGTGGACCGACGATAAAGTAAGTAAGAGAGGCTTTGGATTTGCAGCTTTAAAGACTGTTCCAAAGGGATTTCCAAAGGATTATGAGCATCTTCAGTATCTTCGGATGAAGGATTATTGCTGTTGGGTGTCTGTGCCCGATGACTTCTTCGAGGGCGATGGCTGGGTTGAGCAGTTAGAACATATCTGTAAGACAGGTAAGCCTATGATGGACTTTATAAATAATGTGGTAGATGATTATGAGTAG
- the nth gene encoding endonuclease III: MTRKERYDYALSYFRKNVGHVSTELNFGSAFQLLCATLLSAQCTDKRINAITPELFRHYPDAKAMAEATADEIFEYVKSVSYPNSKAKHLVEMSKMLVEKFDGEVPSDPNALVTLPGVGRKTANVIQAVWFGKPTLAVDTHVYRVSHRLGLVPSTANTPRKVEDYLMKNIPTEEVSDAHHWILLHGRYVCKSAKPDCEHCPFDDICPKLLENSKL; encoded by the coding sequence ATGACAAGAAAAGAAAGATATGATTATGCACTGAGTTATTTTCGCAAGAATGTTGGGCATGTTTCAACTGAGCTAAATTTTGGTTCAGCATTCCAACTTCTTTGTGCGACACTCCTTTCTGCTCAGTGTACGGATAAGCGAATCAATGCGATTACGCCAGAATTGTTTCGTCATTATCCAGATGCAAAGGCGATGGCAGAGGCTACAGCCGATGAGATATTTGAGTATGTGAAGAGTGTTTCTTACCCCAATTCAAAGGCAAAACATTTAGTTGAGATGTCGAAGATGTTGGTTGAGAAATTTGATGGTGAGGTGCCTTCTGACCCTAATGCACTCGTTACGCTGCCTGGAGTAGGGCGTAAGACGGCAAATGTTATTCAAGCAGTGTGGTTTGGTAAGCCAACACTTGCTGTCGATACGCATGTATATCGTGTCAGTCATCGTCTGGGACTGGTTCCTTCAACAGCTAACACGCCTCGTAAGGTTGAGGATTATTTGATGAAGAATATTCCTACAGAGGAGGTCTCGGATGCACATCATTGGATATTGCTTCATGGCCGTTATGTTTGCAAGAGTGCTAAGCCTGATTGCGAACATTGCCCTTTTGATGATATCTGTCCAAAGTTGTTGGAGAATAGTAAGTTGTAG
- a CDS encoding Type 1 glutamine amidotransferase-like domain-containing protein: MKKIFLCSSFADVASILSESVSVPLRGKTVAFIPTASIHEEYTQYVEDAKVALDSLGLIIKELEITQCSKNEMEEVLTSCDCIYVSGGNTFFLLQELRRTGIDRCIIEQVEQGKLYIGESAGAMILAPNIEYAKGMDDCYSRVSGMEDFVGLGIVGFYPVVHFDSYPFEKAAREVVNKNSHLPLKIITNQQAIVVVGNNIVIKERK; this comes from the coding sequence ATGAAGAAAATCTTTTTATGTTCATCTTTTGCTGATGTTGCTTCAATTTTATCCGAATCCGTTTCAGTTCCGTTGAGGGGCAAGACTGTAGCATTTATCCCTACAGCAAGCATTCATGAAGAGTATACACAGTATGTGGAAGATGCCAAGGTGGCACTTGATTCTCTTGGACTTATCATCAAGGAATTGGAAATTACTCAATGCAGTAAGAATGAAATGGAAGAGGTCCTGACAAGCTGCGACTGTATCTATGTATCGGGTGGCAATACGTTTTTTCTCTTGCAGGAATTGAGGAGAACTGGGATTGACAGGTGTATCATAGAGCAGGTGGAGCAAGGAAAACTATATATTGGGGAATCTGCTGGAGCGATGATACTTGCTCCCAACATTGAATATGCAAAGGGTATGGATGACTGTTATTCGCGGGTGTCAGGAATGGAGGATTTTGTTGGTCTTGGCATTGTTGGATTCTATCCTGTCGTACATTTCGATAGTTATCCTTTTGAAAAGGCTGCACGGGAAGTTGTCAACAAGAATAGCCATCTGCCCTTGAAGATTATTACAAATCAGCAAGCTATTGTTGTTGTGGGAAATAATATCGTAATAAAAGAAAGAAAATAA